The following is a genomic window from Carcharodon carcharias isolate sCarCar2 chromosome 30, sCarCar2.pri, whole genome shotgun sequence.
TGAGCTAGACTGTCAGTTCCTGTAAGCATAGGGCTTATTGAACAACTTAACTCAAATGAGGCGAGCTCATTATTGTAAATTATGGACTTTAGGGGCTTGAATACTGACCTAATTGACAGCTACTGCAAATCCATTTAGAGAAGCATCTCATAATGAAATCTTGGTGCTCTTTACAGTGAAAATGCCAGTACTAGAGACTGGGAGGATTCACCAATCGGGTCCTGCGCTTCTCTAGATCACTGTATCTATTACTGTAATAAATTATATCTGTAGTGTTTCAGCTATCTCGACAAAATTAAATAGAAAGTACACTCTACTGAGTTGTCACATATGCTCCAATGTTATATATTGTGTATGCCGACTGTTATTTCTTAATTCCCTCTTGTTCTTGTACGTTATTCTGTTTAAAATGGCTGGTCTGAGGCAGCCACAGTCAGAGACCCTGTGGGGTAATCCTTCGACTTCAATCGCAATAAAAACGAGAGATGTCAGAACCATTCACTATTACCCATTTTACATTATCACACAAAGTCAAGATGTAACCCTGTGTGGAGGATCTTCATTGGAGAATCATGGTGGCTACAATGTATGCCTCCCAGTTCGTGAGCTCATTGAAGATGGTCTTCAAAACATAGAATGATGTAGTATTTACAGCACGGAAACAAACTTTTCAGCCCAATTGGTCAATGCTGGTGTTTAAGCTCCACGCGAGCCTTACCcgcaccaccctcccccaacccctccacccccacaggtctacttcatttcaccctatcaacatcctCTCTTCCTcacgtgtttatccagcttcccctttgaCCCATCACTGCttttttgcctcaactactccctctgggagcgagttccacattctcaccactctctgggtaaagaagtttctcctgaagtcCTTACATGATTaattggtgactatcttacatttatgCCCCTGGTTTAGGACTCCCTcatgagtggaaacatcttccctatgtctaccctatcaaacactTCCATAATTTGAAAGATCTCCATCAGATCACCAATGTCAAGGTGGGCTAGTTGAAATCAGCATTAAGTGACCAAGGGAACACAAAAAGATCCTCTAACATGTCCCAGTGCTTTCCTTTCTTACTATTCGAGATTACAAGACCACTTAGATGAACAGCTATCCCAAGTAGGTGCTCGCTAAATATATCTTTGGCCGGAATCTTCCGTTCTGGAATCTGAGTTTGGCGGTGGGCAtggaagtgggagtgatttcCGCTTTGGGTGGGGTGGTGACTGACCACCCACAATCCtgcgctgttcagctcattaaatcTGCATTCCCCAGGAGCTCGCTGACTCCCATGGTGGGGGCAGGCTGGAATGCTGTCCAGtggttacctcatggggtcaaaggtcggggcgccatatttaaaggggacccggacggccttcactctccctcccacgttTTCCTGGCCATTGCTCCATCCTTCCTCCACGCACCTTGTGCTGTCACCCACCCGGGCACAGGTTGGCATTTACAGACActccccaaagaggacaatgcagcgGCCACTCACCGTTAATCGTGGAGGAAGTCTccctcgccaggtgcacaccccTTACGTGCAGTCGTAAAAGTGAACGTCCTAACTCCCCACTGGCGGGGGGGACTTGAGTTGGCGGGGGAATTTAATTCCggcgaggtggccttttaatgaacatGCCATGCAATGACATGCTAATGCTtgcaaaagggcttcctgacATAGTCCATCGGGAAGCTCGGCCCACCTTTAAAGTCCCGGGGACAGAATTCCTACACTCCACCCCGCCAATgggaaactgatttctggcctcacGCCAAATGAATTTCCCCCAAGCTTCCTGCCGATGGGGGACTGGAAGATTCcacttttttgtctctctcctctTTGTCCAATGGGAAAAATTTGTGCCTAAATTTCTATAAAAGGTAGATGCTTCTAAGCATCCACTACACGTCTCTACTCAACTCATCTGAAGAACCTTTTTGTTACGCCCgtgaattaagggttatggaacctaAGCAAGCAAGGTGCGGTTAAGACACAGGTCAGTTGTGACCCAATCGAatggtgtaacaggctcgagggactgaatgacctcctcctggtTCCTATGTTCATTTCTTCCCACGATATCAGTGCTTTAGACCACCTTACTGTCCTCGGTTTTCCCCCTCCTTGTACATTCGACAAGAGTTTAAAAGCTAAGCTTTGGTGCCACCTCTAATTTAATTAAGTCACCTTCTAATTTACCCCCCTACTGTGTGTTGTCCTACAGGGTGGGGCTCGGAGTCTTACTTCGGTGGGAAGGAAAAAGCTCTTTCGCCAAACTTCAGTTTGGTCTCCTAAGATTGCCACGGGCAACAACCAATCAGAAAGGTAGGAGTGGAGAACCATATATGACCAGTCATGAAGACGTCAACTTAtatagcacagatggaggccatttggtccatcgtggcTATGACAGAAACAATGCAAGTCACTTGCGAAATTAGCAGCACAGTTCAAACAGACTTACTACTGACTGGCCTAGCTCCTTAATCGACGGGAAAGTAGTCATCCAATCAGACACCAGCCAACTTTGTCCATTTCAAAGTTAAACTTTATTGTTCGGTAACACGAAAGAACCATGCGTACTCACACTGAACAGTCTCTTTTAAATGAGGGTATGTTTAAATGTAAAAAGGAGTGTCCTGTCACAACATTACAATTCACCTGACGTCTTTACAACATGGAAGAGGGTGACGTTGTAGAGAACCTGGTGACCATTGTTCCACGTGTAAAGCACTCGATCTCTCGGGTTGTAGTCCAGCATGGATATGTGTGAGTACTGGTTGTGGAACGGGATATCGGTATACTCGTAGCTCGACGTGTTAGTGTAGTAGGCAAAGTAGATCTTGGCACCGGCAAGGTGGGAGTTTGTCACGTAGAGTGTGCCGCAGATCACAAAGGACTCGCCGGCGCTCCGCTTGGGATAGCCGGTGTCCCAGCTCTGAAGGATCTCCAGCGTCTGGGAGTCCAGCCGGCTGATGACGATGTTGCCCGCGTTCTGGTTGGTGGTGTAGACGGCCCACAGGTCGCTCTCGTCCACCATCAGGTCGATGTCGGAGAACCCGCCCCAGGAGTAGGGATAGGTGTTGTTGTAGCCGGCGCCGTCCAGGCTCCGCTGGACCAGGACACTACGCGAGCGGAAGTGGTACTTGATGATGATGTTGCTCTGGTACTTGTTGTAGTACAGTGAGCCGTTGAAGACCACGTGACCCGTGCCCGCCCAAGGGTGGGGCAGGCGGTAGATCACAAACTTCTCCCCCTTGACGAAGTCATTGAAGGAGCGGAACTCACGGACAGTCCGGCCGTTCAGATATCCATCCATGTACCACAACTACAAAAACAAACACGGACAGTTTGAATGCAGCAACTTTACTTCAGGGGGGACAAAGCAGGGAAGCCTGACCCAAAACAACTTTGGAAAACCATTGGGGGCCCCCAGATCACAGAATCCCCTGCACCAGCGTTAAATGCTCATGAGGGGTGTCCCTCCCAAATGTTAACCTCCGGATTCTGACTGACCTGTTGCTCACCCCTCGTATATTGGATTCCTGGTGATTTCAGCAGAGAGCAATGTGGGGGAGGGAGCCAGACAGACAGGTCCAGCCTAAAGTTTGTCAATCATTTGTTCAAACAAAACTCCCCAGTAGCCCAAAAAAAATTCACTCAGACTGACCAGGACCTTAGGAGCTGTGGTGAGGTTGCGTATCTGGAACACTCGAGGGTTAACATTGAGTTTGGGTGTAAAATTTCAGATCTGCTGCCTGTTACACACCCTGTGATCAAAGGGAGCAGAATGGTTAGCCAATTCAACATCAGCTAATTTACACGTTCACCCCAAGCTAAACTTCTCCACCTTTGGTCCCTGTAGCTTCCTGATCCTCGTCTGTCTCCTCACAGAGGCAAGTCCAAAATATTTTTTAGAATTTATTAAGAACCTTGGATATTGTGtgaattccccccccaccctcccaaatcTGCACACTGTGGCACGACTGCACGAACAATGCCAGATTCGTTCTGTAGCAAGCTCGCTGGTCTCGGTTTGGTGTTCcttttaaaatcaaggctgactttccagtgcagtaccgagggggCCTTGCACTGTCGGAGACGCCGTTTatcggatgaggcattaaaccgaggccctgtctgccctcgtaggtggatgtaaaagatcccatagattatttcaaaggagagcaggggagttctccccagtgtcctggtcaatatttatcctcaatcaacatcactaaaaaaaaaatggattgtCTGATCATAATTGCATTGCTGATTTTGGGAgaatgtgcaaattggttgctgcactttctactttacaacagtgtcCACATGTTCAAAATTGGCTGTAAAACTCAGAAGCCCAGTGTTTGTGAAAAGCACGATATAAACGCACATCTTTCTATTCCAGTCTCAGGTTTTCACAGCTATTCGCTACTACCTGCTTGGGAGTGTGCGCGGTTTCTAACCCTGGCAAAGACGAGTTTGGCTTGACTGTGAAGCAGATTGCTaatgctctctctctggcctcGCAAATAAAGAGAAACCCTGTGATGGGGAGAGGTGAGGAGAGGCGGGGCGAGTGGGACACCTTCCACAAGAGGCTTTTGTAACCACTGGCAACGTGGCTAGCAATCCAAAGGCCCTggataatactctggggacacaggttcaaatcccaccaaggcagctggtggaatttaaattcgatcaataaatgtggaattaaaagatAGCTTAATGGTGACCAAGAAACTATTGTCGTTTGTTGTAAAAAGCCcatctgggcctgaattttgcgcttgTTGGGTGTGGAAGCGGCCACGATTTCCACACTGGTCATGATCGGACCCCGAACacagtttcacgctggctgggcaATTAACTGGCAGCTAgcgtgaaacacacactgaaagagagggtcagcactgctgaggtggggggtgggtgtgggggtggtgggggggaaggtggggggggggggggggggtggtgggcaggtgGAAGAGGGCCCGGAGCACTGAGAGGTGAGGGGTGCAGGTGGGCATTTCCAATATGCTCCCTGAATGTTGACAGCTGCATCTTTTATTTTACTTCACCCCGGACATTTTATCCTGAATGCCCTGAATCGAGTATGTAGCAAAAACatgaaggccacctggcctattagCCCTTCCGCTAACCGTAAAAGTGCGCGGGTCACGTATAATCTCTAATAATTACCTTCTTAATGGGCTTAATGAAActcaagagagaacccaaccatcgccctttgacattcattggcattatcatcactgaatcccccactatcaacatcctgggggttaccattgatcagaaactgaaccggactagccatataaatactgtggctacaagagcaggtcaggggctgggaattctgtggagagtgactcacctcctgactcctcaaagcctgtccaccatctacaaggcacaagtcaggagtgtgatggaatactctccacttgcctggatgagtgcagctcccacaacactcaagaagcttgataccatccaggtcaaagcagcttgcttgatcggttccccatccacaaacattctccccTCTGCCATTGATGCacaatggcaacagtgtgtaccacctacaagatgcactgcaggaattcaccaaggttccttagacagcacctttcaaacccacgaccactaccatctagaaggacaagggcagcagatagatggaaacaccaccacctggaagttcccctccaagccactcaccatcctgacttggaaatatattggccattccttcactgttgctgggtcaaaatcctggaactccctccctaacagcactgtgggtgtacctacaccacatggactgcagcggttcaagaaggcagctcaccaccatcttctcaaggacagcaagggataggcaataaatgctggcccagccagcgaagcccacatctcatggacGAGTAAAATTAAAGATCGCCTTACAGGAAGGAAGGGTGAAATAATCATTTTAAACAATGGTTTTTAATTGGGTGCTTGACAAGCCACCTTCAGCTGAACTAAAGCAAGGGGTCTTCATTTCACACACAAAAGATgatcattcagctccttgagctggttccaccattcagtcagatcatggctCATGTTTTCTCCAGAAACTAATTAACAACTTGATAATTGTTCAAAGCTTGCAAGGAAACGAGGTTGCATAGAGAAGAGAAGGAGCCAAATGTGCTTTCAGGCAAAATCCATTGAGATTCAAAGCCCTTTCTGTTCCACAGTGATATCAGCACAATGTTGAAGATTGAGCATTAATTAATTCCCTAAGCTGATTTTGATGCTTAACCACACACCAGTCTGACTAATAAGCTCGACATGTTGTTGGTTTTAAGATCTGAGTGGCTGGCAGCCCAATGTTTCTGCTAATTTTTTTGGTTATCAGACAGAGCTGTTATGTTCCGTACGCTTTTAGAAATGGGAGGCTCGCTTGATAtgtactcactcactcatttcTCCAGAAATTTCATCCACTTCAGGGTTGTGGGGAGTCGGAGCCAATCCTGACAGGGAATGGGCACTAGGCGGGACGCTTAATATATACCTTGCCTGAATTTTACTGTCTCTCAAATCCGGCCATCAAAAGCCGGAGTTGTCTAAAAAATGGACATTTTAGGATATGCCATGCGTCAATTTTCATTgagtaaaataaataaaaacttacCCGGGCAATTCGGCTAGACTCTGCATTGGTGCGGTGTGGCGCTGGGCTAGTTAACCTCATTGTCGCTTGAGTGCCAGCCCATTCCTAAACTCTGAGTGACCCCCACCTGACCCAGCTCGGACCTGAGCCGCCCACGGCCTTGAACTGCCCGACCCGAAATCTGGCATTGCTCCGGCCCCGAGACTG
Proteins encoded in this region:
- the olfm2a gene encoding noelin-2a isoform X5; this encodes MCSRDARSKQLRQLLEKVQNISQSIEVLDLRTYRDLQYVRNTESLMKVLNARLKVAAESQTNLLNKNFQDLKEKMNELLPLIPVLDQYKSDARLILKLKEEVRNLSVVLLGIQEEMGAYDYEELQHRVMLLEQRLHACMQKLGCGKLTGISNPFTVRASGSRFGAWMTDTLASSTENRLWYMDGYLNGRTVREFRSFNDFVKGEKFVIYRLPHPWAGTGHVVFNGSLYYNKYQSNIIIKYHFRSRSVLVQRSLDGAGYNNTYPYSWGGFSDIDLMVDESDLWAVYTTNQNAGNIVISRLDSQTLEILQSWDTGYPKRSAGESFVICGTLYVTNSHLAGAKIYFAYYTNTSSYEYTDIPFHNQYSHISMLDYNPRDRVLYTWNNGHQVLYNVTLFHVVKTSGEL